GGCCAGTTTCAACCGTTTTGATATAGAAGCGCTGTACCAGTCCACTCCCCGGGTCATCCCCAGGTCAATCGCTTCATAAACTGCCGGAAGAATGTTTGACAAATTGTTTTCGCCCATGATGCCCTTTCCGATAGCCACGGCTATGCCTGAAGCTCCGGCAATGGCGATATTTGTGTTATGGGTCGGCAGACAGGCTTGCTCCACGGCATCTACCGTTCGTTTCACATCCCCTTTTCCGTAAATGCCTACCGCGGCAATCCGCATCACAGCCCCGTTGGTATCTCCGGCACTGCCTGCTTCGTACACCGATTTGCCATTCCGGATGGCGTAAAGGGCCCGGAGAGAACTCGGACCGATCAGCATGCTGTCGAAAGCACCAATTTTTTCAGCCCACGTGATCAGCCGTTTCCCGATATCTTCAGGATCCACCTTTCCATTGGCAATGATAGAGTCGGCAATGAGCAGCGTTTGCTGGGTATCATCCGTGATTTCAGCGGCTTTTAAACCGCCATGAATGACGTGTCCTTCCGGTGCCGGCAAAAAGGTCCGGATTTTGCCGAAGACCTTTCGGATGGTTTCCGGACTCATCATGGACGAGGGCATACCCATGGCATCTCCGGCCGCAACGCCGATCAGACAGCCTTTAATGCGTTTTTGAATCTTGTTCATCTGTTTTCCTTTCACTTTCCCTGCTGTATGACCCCTATTTTATTGACTGGAGAGGCAATGTGTGTAGGAAGGGTTTTGAAAGCGTCCTCCGTCATGGATGCAATCACACAGGTTGAAGGACCCCCTGATTTTTTTAAATCCAGGAAGGATGCGACAGGTTTAGCTGTAAATCCTGCAGAGCTGGCCATTTGGTCCATTTCGAATCCAGTCCCATGGGATCCCACCGGAAGCATATCATGAATCCCCGGCA
This window of the Candidatus Neomarinimicrobiota bacterium genome carries:
- a CDS encoding ADP-ribosylglycohydrolase family protein, translating into MNKIQKRIKGCLIGVAAGDAMGMPSSMMSPETIRKVFGKIRTFLPAPEGHVIHGGLKAAEITDDTQQTLLIADSIIANGKVDPEDIGKRLITWAEKIGAFDSMLIGPSSLRALYAIRNGKSVYEAGSAGDTNGAVMRIAAVGIYGKGDVKRTVDAVEQACLPTHNTNIAIAGASGIAVAIGKGIMGENNLSNILPAVYEAIDLGMTRGVDWYSASISKRLKLALGIIKTAESTDEARRDLYEIIGAGVQISETVPTCLALASLVNGNPVEAILAAANLGGDCDTIGAITGAVCGSLKGVDSFPDAWIEQLAEVNDIDFDDYAEKLWTIIQESSGKGELS